The DNA sequence GGTCGCGGTGGGCGCGCGACTTGTAGAGGATCCAGGCGAAGACCACCGTCTCGCCGGCCTTGAGCCCGGCCAGCTTCTTGAAGCCCAGGCCGAAGGGGATGGCCAGGTCCTCGGCCAGGCACTCGCAGTAGCCGAGGGCGCCGTGCTCCTTCCAGAGCTTGGCGCCGAGCCTGGCCTGCTTGAGGTAGGCCTTCACCTTCCGCTTCTGGATGGGGATGACGAAGCCGTCGACGTAGCCTGCCATGGGGTGCTCCTCCGGGTGATCGCGGCGGGTCCCGCGGGAGGCGGGGTGCGCCGCAGGAACCTGTGGCGGCGGCGCCACCCGTGCAAGAGGCCGCCCCCGCAGGGTGCGGGGCGGCCCCACGCGCGCGCCGGCCGGCCCACGCCCTGGCCGGGCGGTCCGCCTCGGCCAGCTCAGCCCCGCTCAGTACCAGTCGAGCCCGAGCCAGGCCGTGACGGTCGTCAGACCACCGGTGGAGTTCGACACGAGGCTCCTGGCGTGGTGCTGCGCCTCCAGGTTGAGCGACAGGCCGGGCCCTGACCGCCCGCCGAAGGCGTAGCCCAGGCCGGCCAGCAGGTTCGGACCCTGCTCCGGGTCGGCGGTCCCCTGCGCCCGCAAGGTGACGCCGAGCGCGCCCCGCACGAAGAAGCCGGTCTCCCGGGGGAAGAAGGTGGCGCCGACGTCCTGGAAGACCAGCCGATGGGGGCCGGTGCCGATGAGGCCACCCTCGAGCCCGATGAGGAGCCGGCGCGAGCGGGCCACGCCGAGCCGCAGCCGCAGGAGCTGGCCCGGCGACGACCCCGCGCTGGTGTAGGCCTCGGCCCCGAACCCGGCCCCGAGGTAGACGCCAGGGGCGGTCGGTGCAGCCAGGGGCACGGCGGCGCCGCCGGGCTCCCGGGTCGGGGGCGCGGCGATCGCCGCGGGTTCCGCGGCCCCGGCCGGCGGGGCGGCCTGGGGCGGCGGGAGGTCGGGCGCGGCCGCGGTGAGCAGCGCGGCCGCCAGTGCGAGTCCGGGGTGGATCATGGCGGCAGCTCTCGAGGGTCGGGGTGAAAGGGGCGGCGCTACGGGTGCGGCACCAGGCTGAGCAGGGCGTCGACCAGCCGGTCCACGTCGGCGGTGGAGTGGAAGAGGTGGGTCGAGATCCGCAGCGGGGTGGAGGCGGTCTTGCCCGGGCCGGCCGCCACCGCGCTGGCGCGCCGGTCGCTGCGCAGCGTGTGCGGCACGGTGGTGGTGCGCAGCACGATGCCGAAGGCGGCCCGCAGGTCGGCCAGCGCGGCGGCGGCCTGGGCCGCCTGGGCGGTCGACTGCGCCACGGTCAGGTCGGCGTTGTAGTCGAAGCCGGGCGAGAAGGGGTTGAACGAGGTCAGGCCGATGCGGCCCACGTTGGCGTGGCGCGGCGTGGCGGGGAAGGAGAGCGCGCGCGGCCCCCAGACGTCCACCAGGCGGGCCCGCAGGTAGCGGGCCAGCGACACCAGGTAGGCCTCGATGGCCGGCCGCCCCCAGCCGTCCCACAGCTGGCAGCACTCGAAGAGCGCCTTCTGCGAGGGGCGGCTGCCGTTGCCCACCAGCTGCAGCAGCGCCGCCACGTTGTGGTCGGGCGAGCGTCGGCCGTTGAGCAGGATGGAGCTGCCGTTCTCGGCGCCGTACAGGAGGGTGTTGGTGGGCCAGTAGGTCGGCAGCGGCCCGGTGTTGGCGTAGCCCGGCACCGGCACGTCCACCGTCGGCAGGCCCGGCACCAGGAAGCCGAAGTCGCTGACGGGCGCCTGGCGCACGTAGGGGCGCGGGTCCCGGCCGTTGCGCAGGTACATGAAGCCGGTCTGGCCCGGCCCGCACTGCCACTTGTGGCCGGCGCCGGAGAAGAAGTCGCAGCCCATGTCGTGCAGGTCGAGCGCGATCATGCCGGGCAGGTGGGCCCCGTCCACGATGGAGATGAGCCCGTGGCGCGCCGCCCACAGGCACAGGTCGCGCTCCTGCAGCCGGGTGCCCGTCAGGTAGATGGGCGAGGAGAAGAGGATGGCCTTGGTCCGCGGCGACAGCGCCGCCTGGACCCTGCGCATCACCTCGGCGTCGGAGTAGGCGTCGCCGGTGGGGATGGCCACCTTCCGCACCACCACGCCGTAGCGGTCCGCCAGCAGCGAGGCCACCGCGATGCCGGCGCTCTCCTCCATGTTGGTGGTGATGAGCTCGTCGCCGCGCTCCCACTCCAGGCCGAGCGCGATGCGGAAGAGCCCGTCGGTGGTGTTGAAGCTCATCACCAGCTCGTAGGGATCGCAGCCGAACCCGGGCGCGATGGCGTTGCGCCAGGCCTGCTGCCCGAAGAAGTAGGCGGTGGGGTTCTCGGCCAGGGCCTGGTAGTCGGCGGCGTGGTCCTCCACCACCTGCCGCGGCGAGGCGCCGGTGGTGCCGAGGTTCATGTAGAGGAGCCCGGGCGCGAACTGCCAGGCCGAGGCGTAGGGGCTGCCCGCCGGGGGAGGGGGCCGGGGCGCCGCCTCGCCGGCCAGCGCGGGGCCGGCCGCCGCCAGCGCGGCGCCGCCCAGGCCGAAGCGCTTCATGAACTCGCGGCGCGCGTAGCGCACCTCGTGCTGCGCCGCCTCGGCCGCCTGCCTGGCCTGCGCCACCGGCTCGACCTCGTCCGCGCCCACCACGTCCTGATCCGCCTGGTTCATGGGGCCCTCCTCCTGGGGGTTCACCATGAGAGCAAAAAGTCGTACCCGGAGTCAAGGCTCCGCGCGCCGACGGAGCGTCGCGGTCCGCCGCCGGCCGGGCCGGGGCGGCTGCCGCCCGGCGGCGCGCCCGGCAGAGACGACGACGGCGGCCCCAGGCAGGGGCCGCCGCGCTGATCCGGCTCGTCATCCTGCAACAGGGCCACGGACGCCCGTCCTCCAACCCGATGATGCCCGCCCCGACCCCTTCAAACGACCCCGTGGCCGGGCGCCCGTGACAACCCTTGGCGGCTCAGGTCCCTGGGGACCGGGCCGTCGCCAGCAGGAGGCTCATGTTGCGGGCGCCGTTCTCGCCGAGGTACCGGCGGAAGGCGGCCGCGTCCAGCCGCAGGCCCGAGATGGTGGCGTCCACGATCTCGTCGTAGCGGCGGGCGCTCGGCTTCTTGAGCTCGAGCGCGATCTTGAGGATGGCCCGGTGGAAGGCGGGGTCGACCTCGTCCACGACCGTGCGGGTGGCCGGCGCGACCGCGCGGGCCCTGGGCGACACGGCCTTCACCCCCACCTTGCGAGACGGCATCCTCGGTGACCCCCAAGCCAGCGGCTGCGTGGAAAATTGAAGCGTGACGATACGTGTCGTGTCATGCAGTGTCAATCAGGACCGCAATGGCCTGAAATCATTTATGAAACGTGCGGCGGCCGCTGGTCGCCCTCTCGATGGCCCTGATCCATAGATCATGGTGGCCACGATCCATCTGTCATGGCTCCGTCGATCGCCCCCACCCCACGCCCGGGCCCGACGGACCAGGCTGCAGGCCCGGGCCGGCCGCGTTTACACCGGCCCCGCCTTTTGGCAATCTCCGCCCCTCGCCACCAGACAAGGATCCATGGAACGGCCTCCGGAGCGCCCCCGCTACATCGCCATCGAAGGGCCCATCGGCGTGGGGAAGACCACGCTGGCGCAGCTCCTGGCCGAGCGGCTCGGTGGGCGGCTGGTGCTCGAGCCGGTGGAGGAGAACCCCTTCCTGCCGGCCTTCTACGAGGACGCCCGCACCCACGCCTTCCAGACCCAGCTCTTCTTCCTGCTCTCGCGGTTCCAGCAGCAGCAGCAGCTCTTCCAGCAGGACCTCTTCACCCAGAGC is a window from the Anaeromyxobacter sp. genome containing:
- a CDS encoding DUF1428 domain-containing protein encodes the protein MAGYVDGFVIPIQKRKVKAYLKQARLGAKLWKEHGALGYCECLAEDLAIPFGLGFKKLAGLKAGETVVFAWILYKSRAHRDRVNAKVMKDPRMHGSDMMGAMPFDPKRFAMAGFEVLVGW
- a CDS encoding aminotransferase class V-fold PLP-dependent enzyme — encoded protein: MNQADQDVVGADEVEPVAQARQAAEAAQHEVRYARREFMKRFGLGGAALAAAGPALAGEAAPRPPPPAGSPYASAWQFAPGLLYMNLGTTGASPRQVVEDHAADYQALAENPTAYFFGQQAWRNAIAPGFGCDPYELVMSFNTTDGLFRIALGLEWERGDELITTNMEESAGIAVASLLADRYGVVVRKVAIPTGDAYSDAEVMRRVQAALSPRTKAILFSSPIYLTGTRLQERDLCLWAARHGLISIVDGAHLPGMIALDLHDMGCDFFSGAGHKWQCGPGQTGFMYLRNGRDPRPYVRQAPVSDFGFLVPGLPTVDVPVPGYANTGPLPTYWPTNTLLYGAENGSSILLNGRRSPDHNVAALLQLVGNGSRPSQKALFECCQLWDGWGRPAIEAYLVSLARYLRARLVDVWGPRALSFPATPRHANVGRIGLTSFNPFSPGFDYNADLTVAQSTAQAAQAAAALADLRAAFGIVLRTTTVPHTLRSDRRASAVAAGPGKTASTPLRISTHLFHSTADVDRLVDALLSLVPHP